The sequence below is a genomic window from Sander lucioperca isolate FBNREF2018 chromosome 10, SLUC_FBN_1.2, whole genome shotgun sequence.
AATGGAGCTATTTATCCAAATGTCACGTTTTTGAAGGTGAAAAATGAAAGCTGTTGGTTAAGACAAGCATTTAGAATCAATTGTTGTAATATACAGAATATTGTCTTTTATTGGGTCTAAACAGCTCTTGTCTTGGCTGCCTCTGTGTCTGTAGAGGCTAAACTTTGCTTCATCTTCAgcctctgctctgctctctgcTTCTGGACTTCCTTGAAGACCTGTGAAGAGACACACATGCCCAAGTGTCAGTGGAGGCACAAAATAACACCTTCAACATGTTAGTAAGTTAGATGAGTGTACATATCACACCTACAGAAAGCTTGAGTGACACTCTCAGACACAATATGCACTTTGGTTTCACTTGTGTGGAAGTAAAGTTAAGGGTGTAAAGTCTAGATATTAATCTCCAATTGAAACCATTATTATACActccaaatgaaaaaaaacaaacagatgttAACAGAATAATAAGGTCATTTGTTTGCTACCTTAATGCAGAAGGCCTTCTTGGCCAGCCAGCGGCGAGTGGCCCGTCTGTAGTACTCTGGAGGGAAGGTGTACGTGATGCCTAGCTGCTCGCACACTTTCTCAAAGGTATCGTAGCTAACCAACCTCAGGTTTTTCAAAAGCTTTTTCCTTCGGTCGATAGCCATGAGCATCCGCCTCTTGTTAGCTTTGTCCTGGAATGAAATAACACATAAAAGAATGGGGTTGGAGTAGATGTGATTCAAAATGGGGACACCAATTGAAGCTCAGTTTATACACTCATCAGCTTATGGGGAGATACTTAATTACAAATGCAACTGAGAAGCAGTTCAACGGTTACAACATCTATACCCCTTCTGTGTCAATTTCAACAGCAATGTTTAACGTAAGATTTAATGTGGAAATTTCCAACCATGACCGTGCTAGGTATGTTCTTATTTAATGTGGGGGAGTACACAGGATATCCTGTAGCACAGGCGTGTCACACACCAGATGAAGGCAGAGAGGAAATGTGGAAAGACGTATTAATACAAAAAGTTCTAGTGGTGCAAGTCAAGTGACCTATGATGTGCTACGTCATCTAAGACGAGCCTTCCTGTTTAGCGtgcgagagagaaaaaaggatgCTAAAATGATGCTGATTCTACTCCTTCACTCACCTTGTGATGTTTTTGCAAGTGCTCCTGATAGTTTCGGATTCTCGCAGTCAAAATAGCCACTGAGGGAAAAGACATTAAAAGGGGGACTGAAATCAGTGTACAGTTAAAATACGCAATATACTATGTTAGCCTTTCAGTGAAAATGCCATGTACAACGTTGAAGAGACACGACTCACCCTGGACTCCCACTGAGCTGCGGTCATTCTCATCCTTTTGGACCTTAGCAATCAGCTGTTCCTTTTTCAGCTGTAGCTTTTCCCTCTGAAGACATGAACACAGATTATTAAACTACCCGTTTATGACTCTACTTTCTGAAAGTGGCATGTCGGTGTACTTTTCAAGAAACATAATCATTATCATCAAAAATATCGTAAAAAACACGAAAGCAGAGTAAAACGTGACGAGGCGATCTGTCGGGACATGAGCACTCACATGGCTGGCCAACTCCAACGACAGAAGTCTTTTGACAAGATCATCAGTCCTATTGACAGAAAATACACTCGTGTTAGAAGAAATATAACCATAATAAATATATGAATGCAGATTTATAATGAATTGtgaatatacattttatttgtactcATTTCATGCAAGTTACGGTATAAATGTATGTTTACGTTTGAGCGAGGGGCACAGCAGTGTAGTCCATCTTCAGCATTGTTGGAGGAAGATCACTGAGCTGGCTCTCAGGGCCTGGAAGAAGAAAAGTGTTTGGATGAAAAGCgagcatttcaaaatgttaatACATGATGTGGGGACAACGCAGCCTCAtacctgtcttttttttctttgcagccCGGGCATAATGTCTCACTGGTGGTGGGACAGCAAAGCTACCtgcaactgagagagagagagagagagagacagagagtgagtgGAGAGGATAATGAAAACACCAAAAGTAAAAACAACCTAGACAAAGGGATAGCTAATTTGAGCTCAGAAGTGGTCTAACAGTTGGGGCCTGAAGAATAGGTGAATTACTAACAAAACTTGTGGTCCAATGATGCaagacaaaaggaaaacatgACGTATGCCACAACAAACTCAAGGCTCAGAAAAGAATCAGTGGTTGCCAGTCAACGCTGACTGGAAACTTCACAGAATACTAAAGTTACTACAGAAGTGAATCACGACAACTGTGACACAGTGTTAACAAGAACGCATGTTGTGACCTTCACAAAGCTGGTTTGTATGTCAAGAATTCTACAAAGTAATCTTGTATGCACAAAGACACGTCATATAGAGCacaaaagctggaagctgatcatctcaatacagtaacatggTCTGATCATAGGCCTTaaccattttaaaaacaaactttatatttatatacaacCAAAGATAGCATCACTGCTCAATTTCTATTACAtgttgttaaagtgctcatattatgctcattttcaggttcataattgtatttagaggttgtaccagaataggtttacgtggtttaattttcaaaaaacaccatatatttgttgtactacacattgctgcagctcctcttttcaccctgtgtgttgagctttccgttttagctacagagtgaggcatcacacttctattccatctttgttgggagtcgcacatgcgcaatACCTAGTAGGGATCGACTGATATGGatgtcctttgtcaacacaattaaataatttaagaaaacaataaacctgaaaagtagccattgaaataaagtgcttgatttgtaatttaagactgccATGGTGCTAGTGGTGGAGGGGCAGTGCATGGTCTGCACGGGAACTGCAGCatctccagcaacacagagctgcctgtggacgcctgtctgtaaataatgccgggTAAAAAATATCGGCAAACGCAGCAGCCGTGTCTCGGCTGATGCCGATACATGTAAAAACGCAAATATCGGCCCGATATATCGGCCAGCCGATAAAATCGGTCTGTCActagtacctaggtaaggacgaCAAGCCAGttagaagcagagtatgagggagtgccatgctagcagctaggcgagtattataacgtgtgttataatgtgtgtgttataattgttacaaagtgacgcacattcgtcatggaagtaaaggctggactacaatagagctgtttggagcagtttgtgaacagtgttttctgttggagatggggtggactttgggctttttcactttgtaaacctaacatgcacaaaaaagatatagaacacaataaaggaaagggaaaaagccaaaaagcacttatatgagcactttaaaaaagcgGTGAATCTGTAATGATGCTGACTGACATCTTTTTATTAGGTCCGATGAGTCtgttgatatacagtataatagcCAAGAAATATAGGCAAATATATAGGTCATTTACTGGACCTAGACCACAGAGGCCTATATTCCAAGCTATAACTGGCCTTTTGTAGATTGCCCACCTCCTACACCATCAAAGAACCTGAGGCTATCCTCAATGGGACATCATTGTAAGTAGATTTAATAATTTAACTCTGATTGGAAGTAAGATCTGGGTGGTCCTTTTGTCACTCCTGCATTTGAAGAAAACTGTCTGCTAGTGAATTTTTATTCGCAGCATGCCACTTAGCATGAAAAGGGATTCTGTCTCCATTGCTGCATGTAAAGCATTTCTATTCGGTTTGTGTTCTGTGAGAGTAAAGTTGCAGGATGATGATGCAACTGATCCACAAGTTTAAGATGCGTGATTTGAAGAGCGCAACCGAGATAATCGGTGCAACACGACTGTCCCACAGCCAAGATAAAACAGAACTATGCACATATCAGATACTGATACATATCATCAAAAAACCAAATTATGTCATTTCCTCAAAACACTGTTGCTTCATCCCTACAGAAATCCAGACACATGTACAACTAACATGATGGTGCACTGCAGCTGCTCTGGTTTCTCAGTGCTCTTAGCACATTAGAACAATTTACAACAAGTTTTCTTGCCGgtaaacattatttaaagttgcaAGGAAAATGATTCCCTACTTTTCTTTCAAGCTACTTTTTATTTCTTACAATACTGTCAGCGATTTAATTTCTATCAAGACAGtactgctaatgttttttttttttttttttttcccctcttagACTAGCAACCGTATACCCAACCAAATGAATTATGATGTTGGGTTAAAAACAATGTCATCAAGTTGAGGAGTGATCAAGATGCCAACTTGTTGCTCGGTGGGCCTGTTAATCAAGGTATGGTACGTCTGTGACTGTCAGCGAGCCAAAATTAAGATGCAACAGCATGAAAACGAGTGATCACATTCATAATAAGAATAAAGGGGAAATGAAAATAGAGCTGGTCGATATGATCATGATGAAGCAAGATGGCGCATCAGATTAAACAGACagccatacacacatacactattgggttaagattattttttgaccTATTTAAAACCGCATATGTCCTTACATATTTAAACACTTTTGTTAGTTATTGCTGCTGTAGCGCCACCATCAGAACTATAAACCCACAAAGCCAGTTGAGGCAGTTAAACATACTGTAGTACTGGACCTATGTGCAAAGTTTGGTGAATATCCATGCATTGGAAGGCAGATTTCATGGTAggaagaagaataaaaagaagaatatCTGCAAATCCAAGAGGGACAGGTGTGCAACACTGCCCGGTCCCTAAATgtcaaacaataatttggtgccccccctccctgcagtaactctgaggaccccctgatCTCAGACCTAACTCATTTGAAAGCTAGTTAGTCTGAAGGTTAGCTTTAGTGAATCCACTTCCCTTGTTACTGTTCTAATTCCTTTCTAGAATATATTTGGTGTTGCATTGtgtaaagcattttgaattgccttgttgctgaaatttGCTATACAAaaaaagctgccttgcctttgCATGCTACGTAGAGGTATTTCTAATACTTAGTCTACCTACCCTCACCGAAATGAAAGTAGACTAAATATTACACCTACTTTTGGCTAGGTCAGGTGTATGAAATAAATGGGCAACTTAGGGTAAATATAAGTACTCCAATCATGTATTTTTAAAGGATTGTTTTCTAAGCTAGCGTGTAAAACACTAATGGACTTTATTTAATTATTCTGACCTGTTGTGATGTCATAGTTCTGTCTCAAAAGCATTggctgtttgttgttgttgttgtttactaaCGTTACAAGTACATAGGTAAAGACTCAAAATTGACATTCTGTGATAGAAATCCACAATAATTAATGTTCCCAAATGAAATTCATTATTAAGCGTCTTCCACAACTGCAGATTTTTGTCAGTTGTTCCCACTAGTGGTGCAAGACAtaaggaaaatatctaattgcgattatttggCTGATATTGCAAtgtgattcacgatattggagggaatgatcatttttgtaccATTATTCTCattgaaaaacattaaaattagaaaaaaattgCTAAAGATCttactttttaaaaatctgtaGGATAGGACTTGTAGGccaggacgtctctgcagcaccacaatactttattcagaatggtttgacacatatttcgCCTTtgacaaatattgcgccccccccccctgcaatttggatattgcactagtccatactGGGATTTCGATtaaattgcaattaattgtggAGCCCTAGTGCCCACTTCTGACCGTGGTgaagttggttttatattggGAAAAATCTATTGCGGCTTGCCattttgacctattcatgtcaaaccactttTGGTGAACTCAGCTAACTCCCCTACACATTGCACGAAGCTTCTTCTCTCAAAAAACCCATACTTTAATTTTATAGAATTTTTATTAGACAAAAATTGCGCAAATTACGCACAAATAAATTTGTGTAGGTAACTATtaaaaaacaccaactttgacatatctcaaccaaaataaatgctaccaACACGAAACTTTAGATCCtagtttgccatgaccctctgggggTCCCCCACACATTTAAAGAAGATCGGCCATTAAGGGGCGCTGTAgccaacgtagaccagtttcgGCCCTTctactcaatcaatgttaacgggatatttgcaacggcaacgtaccacagaccttgcggctcacacctgtcgatatttactgacgtttgcctcctcACCATTACGCTTTGGGTCCCACTTTCGCGCGCTCCCTCACAATAAATacctagaactgcaagcagttatgacaggGTCGTGAGTAGCCCCCGACGACCCTGTCATAACTgattgcagttctagttatttatTCACACAGTGTACATTGAAACAATTCTTCTGGAACATGTACCATTCCGGTTGCTGGAGTGCAGAGATCTTGGAACCATCTTCTGCATGAGTCAAATTGGGTCtacaaagataaaataaaataataaaaaaatatttaaaaaaatcaaaggatgttttttttttttttgaaaaaaagtatcTTTGTACAATGTGTAGGGGAGTTAGCTGAGTTCACCAaaagtggtttgacatgaataggtcaaaaGGTCAAGCCATTATAGATTTTTCTAACGTGTCGAATATCCAatgtccaatataaaaccaactttaccacggTCCACTTCTGTTGGTGTTAGCATACTAACGTTACTAACTAACGATGCTCTAGTTAGGTAACTGTTTTTGATAGACGGGCAGTGTTCGGCACTGTAAACAGCCAAGTTTAATTAAATGCATTAGCCAGCGATCTTCTAAACACATCTAGTCAGCTCCTTTAGGTTCTTCCTATCGTTTACACTTACCACAGCAGACTCTCGGTCCTGATAGTAACGCCGAGCTGCATGTCCAGGGTTTCGCTGACAGAGCAGAGCACAGAGCGCCGCTTTCTCGCAAAACACCAACTGACGTTTTCAGAACAGTTCGCAGAGCTATGTTTGTGAACATGTTTGTCAGGATAGCTCACAAGGTAGATAATAAACTCCCCAgaaatgatgaaaatgtgacTGCTAATCACACTCGACCCCTATGTGAGGCTCGCCATTTTGACTAGACCAAACTAGCTGAgtgatgatgtttttttttttggtttttttttctttctaggCTATGCTAACAATCTTAGAAGACATCGATACGACAAAATGTGTTTCTctcatgaaaaacaaacaaatgaaatacaaaagTTAACCGAGCTTGGGAGTCTTTTTGTTCATGAGTATTTTACAGGGTGAGGCCATATGAGAGAGCTCCTCTCAGATGAGTCTGCTGCCTGCCAGGAGTGACATGTTGCTACACTAGAAGAGTCAGAGGACGTGGGAGATGTGAACAATTGCTGTGTGGAAGAGTGTAAAGAAAAGAAGAGCAAGCAAAGTGCTACACTGTTAGGGAAACCACTATGCGGGGTCAGCACAGTGTCCAAAGAATATAAaggaaatgaaagtgaataAGGTCAGAAAAGTAAAGGAATTGTCATATGCTAAAGCACTCTGTGGCTATAGCATATGACAACTTTTTTGACcttgttcattttcatttcctttGGACGCTGTGCTGACCTTGCATGGTAATTTCCCATGTTTATATTGTGATTTCCCTCAGAGAAAAATAAGGAAATGGTGCAGAGCAGGAAAGAGATGGAGCTGATCAGAAAATCTtcatggattaaaaaaaaggggTTGAGGCATTAATTTCCATTGTTTAAA
It includes:
- the mrps15 gene encoding 28S ribosomal protein S15, mitochondrial, translating into MFTNIALRTVLKTSVGVLRESGALCSALSAKPWTCSSALLSGPRVCCVAGSFAVPPPVRHYARAAKKKKTGPESQLSDLPPTMLKMDYTAVPLAQTTDDLVKRLLSLELASHREKLQLKKEQLIAKVQKDENDRSSVGVQVAILTARIRNYQEHLQKHHKDKANKRRMLMAIDRRKKLLKNLRLVSYDTFEKVCEQLGITYTFPPEYYRRATRRWLAKKAFCIKVFKEVQKQRAEQRLKMKQSLASTDTEAAKTRAV